One genomic region from Amycolatopsis sp. FBCC-B4732 encodes:
- a CDS encoding DUF4397 domain-containing protein yields MVSVVHGIPGQPVDVYVNGKQTLGNFQPASVAGPLTLAEGSYDIALTKPANRLPARCRRTRTSASSPTWTPRPSPR; encoded by the coding sequence GTGGTCTCGGTCGTCCACGGCATCCCCGGCCAGCCGGTCGACGTGTACGTCAACGGGAAGCAGACCCTCGGCAACTTCCAGCCCGCGAGCGTGGCGGGCCCCTTGACGCTGGCCGAAGGGAGCTACGACATCGCCCTGACCAAGCCGGCGAACCGGCTTCCAGCGCGTTGCCGGAGAACAAGAACCTCAGCCTCGTCGCCCACCTGGACACCGCGGCCAAGCCCGCGCTGA